In the genome of Pieris rapae chromosome 6, ilPieRapa1.1, whole genome shotgun sequence, one region contains:
- the LOC123689283 gene encoding uncharacterized protein LOC123689283 — translation MKISIVKGILYFRLAVGNYWECSSSKTVQFLCKCYCVVYISVATYVYFSIGFEAASLKAKHDVNLFCFLFINGIFAIWNKQEYFTRFYSGIRTFDKIIHFKKRKSASLVAYITSIVIKSGLNLTGHILRNERFVPFFANQMAEISKNISNLPSVMIYEMLWSRMACLRKWLNSKLIYGNLDEKQFCLRKFLHLYKTLLDNVTKVHNILVMQACMELVYYFITLLADVHSAIVIGIWKGTWELSLSILIISLTNVVLWLMGPLFLELTMNEYEEMMSLISTELMQCKDEAYRDQILTTLEYLEVRPPRYTIWRIISMNLKQVVTVFDLLVTYIIVMLSFQF, via the exons atgaaaatctcTATAGTAAagggtatattatattttcgtcTCGCTGTGGGCAATTATTGGGAGTGTTCTTCTTCAAAAActgttcaatttttatgtaaatgttattgCGTTGTCTATATAAGTGTAGCTACTTATGTTTACTTTTCAATTGGGTTTGAAGCGGCTAGTCTAAAAGCTAAGCatgatgttaatttattttgtttcctttttataaacgGAATATTCGCTATTTGGAATAAACAAGAATATTTTACACGATTTTATTCCGGTATAAGGACGTtcgataaaataattcatttcaaAAAACGTAAATCAGCATCTCTAGTCGCTTACATTACTTCGATAGTCATTAAAAgtggtttaaatttaaccggCCATATTTTGAGAAACGAAAGATTTGTTCCATTCTTCGCAAATCAAATGGCGGagatttctaaaaatatatcgaacTTGCCTTCAGTTATGATATATGAGATGTTGTGGTCACGAATGGCATGCTTACGGAAATGGCTGAATTCAAAGTTGATTTATGGAAATCTTGATGAAAAGCAGTTTTGTCTAAGGAAGTTCTTACATCTGTACAAAACATTGCTTGATAATGTTacaaaagtacataatatactagTTATGCAG GCATGCATGGAGCTGGTTTACTACTTTATAACATTGTTAGCTGATGTACATTCGGCCATAGTGATAGGGATTTGGAAA GGCACATGGGAATTATCTTTGTCAATTCTTATTATCTCATTGACTAACGTTGTACTCTGGTTAATGGGCCCATTATTTCTTGAGCTGACGATGAATGAGTACGAGGAGATGATGTCTTTGATCTCCACAGAGTTGATGCAGTGCAAAG ATGAGGCCTATCGTGACCAGATTCTCACCACATTGGAGTATTTAGAAGTACGACCACCTCGCTACACGATATGGAGAATTATTTCAATGAATTTGAAGCAAGTGGTAACTGTATTCGATCTCTTAGTAACTTACATTATTGTCATGCTTtcgtttcaattttaa